A region of the Polynucleobacter asymbioticus genome:
TGAACTCTTTTCCTGCTGATATCTATACAGAGCCTCAGGGATACTCCGTTAACACTCTAGAAAACTTGGGTCCCCTCGCCCGCCTTGCCGGCATTTGGGAAGGTCAACGGGGTTTGGATATCAAACCCAAAGCAGAAGGTCCAAAAAAGCAGGTGTATACGGAGCGCATTGAGATGCAGCCAATTGATCCGCAAACCAATGGACCACAACTGTTTTATGGCTTGCGTTATCACCTGCATATCACCAAGCCAGATCAAGTCAAAACCTATCATGATCAGGTTGGTTACTGGCTTTGGGAGCCTGCAACTGGAGCAATTGTTCACACTCTCACTATTCCGCGAGGCATGATTACGATGGCAACAGGAAAGGCGTCTGCCAATGCAACCCAGTTTGAATGCGTTGCGAAGATTGATGATCCAACCGCCGGAATTTCTTCTAGCCCTTTTTTAGACTATGCCTTTAAGACAATTGAATACCGAATCATGGTGACGATCCTAGAGGACGGCACTTGGTCTTACGAGCAAGATACGGTCATGATGATCAAAGGTCAGACCGAACCTTTCCATCACCTTGATACCAATGTATTAACAAAGGTGAGTGACGCAACACCTAACCCACTTGCACTGGAGGCAATAAAAAAGCCGTCTTGAGACGGCCTTTTTAGTTGAGTGGCGCTGCTACTTAAGCTGGCTGCGCTTCAGTCTCAGTAATCTTTTCTAGCGCTGCTGCAAGATGACCAACTGTGCGGTCAACGTGAGCCAACTTCTCTAGACCAAATAAGCCGATACGGAAAGTACGGAAGTCTGGGCGCTCATCACACTGTAGCGGTACGCCAGCAGCAGTTTGCAAACCTAGAGCAATAAACTTCTTACCCGTCTGAATATCCGGATCCTTGGTATAGCTCACCACTACGCCAGGAGACTGAAAGCCTTTTGCTGAAACGGAGTGATAGCCGTTCGATACCAATAAGGCACGAACCTTGTCACCCAACTCTTGTTGCTTCGCCTTGAGTGCAGCAAAGCCGAGTGCCTGGGTTTCTTTCATCACATTGCGCAAAATTTTGAGTGCGTCGGTTGGCATGGTGGTGTGATACACATGACCACCCTTTTCATAAGCCTCCATAATTTGAAGCCACTTTTTGAGATCCATTGAGAAGCTGCTGCTCTGAGTAGATTCAATGCGCTCGCGCGCTCTATCACCCATGGCGATCAATGCGCAGCAAGGTGAACTACTCCAACCTTTTTGAGGCGCAGTGATCAATACATCCACATTGCAAGCCTTCATGTCCACCCACATTGCACCAGAAGCGATGCAGTCGAGCACAAATAAACCATTGACAGAGCGAACCGCCTCACCAACTGCCTTGAGGTAGTCGTCCGGCAAAATGATGCCGGCAGAAGTTTCTACGTGAGGTGCGAAAACAACTGCAGGCTTTTCTTTCTTAATAAAAGCCACCACCTCTTCAATTGGCGCTGGGGCAAAAACACCCTGTGTTGCATTCTCTAGCTGCTTACCCTTGATAACCGTAATGTCCTGAGTAATGTTGGCTAGATCAAAAATCTGGGTCCAGCGATAACTAAACCAGCCGTTACGCAAGACGAGGCACTTTTCATTATTTGCAAATTGGCGGGCAACTGCTTCCATACCAAAAGTTCCACTACCGGGAACAATGACTGCAGAGCTCGCGTTATAAGCATCCTTGAGAACGCCGGAAATATCCACCATGACTTTTTTAAACTCTTCAGACATGTGATTGAGCGAGCGATCGGTGTAAACAACCGAGAACTCTAATAGACCGTCTGGATCAACATTCGGGAGTAAGCCTGGCATAGTAATTTCCTAGTAAATCGTGTGATTAGCCCTAAATGATACTGATTTGGAGCTGTTTGGGTACTTAGCCTTAAAAAACAGGCTTTTTAGTCAAATAAAGGGGGATTAAGTGCTTTTCTGCGTTGCAGAAGAAACCAGAATGCCAAACACAATGAGGGCAAAAGCAAGACCATGAAATAGCTGGGGTGGATCCCCCAAGATGGCGGCCGAGAGTAGCGCCGTGAATAAGGGAATCAGGTTGGCAAAGAATCCCGCTACTGTCGGTCCCGCACCATTGACCCCTAAACCCCAGCAACGATAGGCAATCAAAGATGGACCAATTGCGACGAAGACAATCAATGACCCAGTCCAGTAGTTCAAGTCAATAAAAGCATGTCCCGCTGCAATCTCCGCACCTTCGAACAACATCGTCCACATGAAACCGATAAACACTTGTGCCATTAAGAACTCAGCCCAGGGCCACTGCCGCTCGTTACTCTTGCCAGGACGACTAATCATCCAGCTATAAAAAGCCCACAGAATTGTGGCCAACATGATGAGCAAGTCACCCATTACCACTTCCATGCTTAAGAGGCTTGCAGGATCACCACGGGTTAAGACCACAGTGACACCCACCAGAGAGACTACTGCCCCCAGGAGTTGCAATAGTGTTGGCCTAACCTGATAAAAGACGGCGCCGATAAAGAGCATCCAAATGGGCATACTGGCACCAATTAGAGTCACGTTAATCGCTGTCGAGGTTTGCAAGGCAAGGTAGAGAAGCGCGTTATAGCTACCAACTCCCAACAGCCCCAAAACCAAGAAACGGCCCTTGTTTTGCCAAAGCGCACTGCTCGGTTTAAAAATTTGCCAGCCAAAAGGAAGCAATAAGAAGGCCGCCAAACCCCAGCGAACTGCACTTAAGGTGATGGGTGAAATACTGCCGACCAGCGCCCTTCCAGCTATTGCATTACCTGCCCACAAGGCAGTCGCAAGCAACAAATAAAACACGGTAGACAAAGGGATTTGAGGCATTCAGGAAAATTCAGGCTAGAAATGGGTGTTTTAAGCCCTAAGAAGGACTTTGCCTAGGCATTGTAGAAACAAATGCTGGGTATTGCTAAGATAGAGCTTAAATTAGCGTCAGATACTGACATTGGCAATATGCAAAGGGGTTTTAGTGGCAATCATCACCAATATTGAAGATTTACGAGTTCTGCATCAAAAACGCACCCCGAAGATGTTCTATGACTATGCCGACTCTGGCTCATGGACTGAATCTACTTACCGAGCTAATGAATCCGATTTTCAGAAGATCAAATTACGCCAACGTGTTGCGGTAGATATGACCAATCGCACCACCAAAACAACCATGGTGGGTCAAGAGGTCGCAATGCCAGTAGCGCTTGCACCTACTGGATTAACCGGCATGCAACATGCTGACGGTGAAATTCTGGCTGCCCGTGCCGCAGAAAAATTTGGCGTTCCTTTCTGCCTATCCACGATGAGTATTTGCTCGATTGAAGATGTGGCGGAGCACACTACTAAACCGTTTTGGTTTCAACTCTATGTCATGAAAGATCGTGGCTTTATTGAGCGTCTGATTGAGCGCGCCAAAGCAGCGAAGTGTTCCGCCCTAGTATTAACTTTGGATTTACAAATCCTAGGTCAACGTCATAAAGATTTAAAGAATGGCTTGTCTGCCCCTCCAAAGCTGACGATCGCCAACATGATCAATATGATGACTAAGCCACGCTGGTGCATGGGCATGGCGATGACTCCGCGCAGAACCTTTCGCAATATTGTTGGCCATGCCACTGGTGTTGGCAATATGTCTTCCCTCTCCTCTTGGACTGCTGAGCAGTTTGATCCAGGCCTTAGCTGGGATGATGTGGAGTGGATTAAAAAACTGTGGGGCGGCAAGCTCATCATCAAAGGCATCTTAGATGAAGAGGATGCACGCCATGCCGCTAACACTGGTGCAGATGCTTTGATTGTTTCAAACCATGGCGGTCGTCAATTAGATGGCGCTATTTCCAGCATCAAGGCATTGCCTGGCATCGTGAATGCCGTTGGTAAAGATATTGAAGTTTGGATGGATGGCGGCATTCGGTCCGGCCAGGATGTTTTGAAGGCCTGGGCATTGGGTGCACGTGGCACGATGATTGGTCGACCTTTCCTCTATGGCTTGGGCGCCATGGGCGAAGCTGGTGTTACCAAATGCTTAGACATTATTCATAATGAATTGGATATCACGATGGCGTTTACAGGTCACCGTGACATTCAAAATGTGACTAAAGATATTTTATATCCAGGAACTTTTTAAAATTCCACACTTAGCCAATTACCCTGTACTAGTTTTTGTCATTTCCGCTGTAGTCCTCTCGGGCTCAGTGTGGTTTGGCAATGCGGTACTGAGTGCATTCCGCACCAAAGATACTGAGACCTCGGCAGACCTGGGCATTATTCAGACTGCAACACTGACCTTGCTGGGTTTGATTATTGGCTTTACCTTCTCTATGGCCATGGCTCGATACGACTTGAGACAGACTTATGAAGAGGCCGAAGCAAATGCAATTGGGACTGAATTCCTGAGGGCAGATCTTTTGCCTAGCAAAACTGCCGAGAGCATCAAAGGCTTACTCAACGAATATGTAGATCAGCGGATCTTGTTTTACTCTAAGCAAGATAGAGAGACTGCCAAACAAATTACCCAGCGCACTCTTGCACTTGAAAATGCGATGTGGAATGAATTGCTTCCTATTGCTCGCACACAATCAACACCCACGATTGCGCTGGTGATTTCCGGCATGAATGATGTGATTAACTCCCATGGCTATACTCAGGCAGCTTGGTGGAATCGTATCCCCACTGCTGCCTGGTGGCTCATGGCTGCAGTTGCTGTATGCGCAAATGTATTAGTTGGTTTTGGCGCGCGAAACTTTCAGCGCAACGTGGGACTATTTATGATTTTTCCCATCATGATTTCAATCGCATTCTTTTTGATTGCCGATATTGATAGTCCTCGTGGTGGCGTTATTCGTATTGATCCACGAAATTTGATTGATTTAAAACACAATATGAACTCCGCACAGGGCTCCGTCTCTACTATAGGTGTTAAAAAATGAAGCGTGTAGTAGATGTCTATAAAGATAGAGGTCGTGAACTCGTATGGACTTATGTCATTCACCTTGGCAATTTGGAGTTTCATCCAGCTCAGATTGATTTTGAACAAGAGGCTCTCAGACTGTCTCAGATTGACAAACGTGGCGCCCCGAATGAGTTGAGCGCTAGAGCTAGACTCACCATTAGATAATTTTTTTACTTCAGTTCAGATCTATGAAACCTTTAAGCAAAAAAGCCAAGATGGCAGTTGGATGGACCATCTTAATGACCGTCATTGGCACAGCCATGCTCCATCAATGGGAATTCTTTGCAATGGGTTGCGCATCTATTGCTATGCTGATCCTAGCCAACCAATATGGACTCTTAAAAGATCCTGACGATAAAAAATAAGGCCCCCATCTCTCGATAGAGGCCTTGATCGATCTTTAGATTACAGCGTTGGGTAGTCTGTATACCCTACTTCTGCCCCACCGTAAAACGTTGCACGGTTATAAGCATTGAGTGCTGCGCCCTGCTTAAAGCGTTCGGCTAAATCTGGGTTAGCGATATACAAACGTCCATAAGCGACTGCATCGGCTAGGCCGGCCTCAAGCACAGCTTCTCCCATCGCTTGATCATATCCACCGGCACTAATAAA
Encoded here:
- a CDS encoding aminotransferase class V-fold PLP-dependent enzyme translates to MPGLLPNVDPDGLLEFSVVYTDRSLNHMSEEFKKVMVDISGVLKDAYNASSAVIVPGSGTFGMEAVARQFANNEKCLVLRNGWFSYRWTQIFDLANITQDITVIKGKQLENATQGVFAPAPIEEVVAFIKKEKPAVVFAPHVETSAGIILPDDYLKAVGEAVRSVNGLFVLDCIASGAMWVDMKACNVDVLITAPQKGWSSSPCCALIAMGDRARERIESTQSSSFSMDLKKWLQIMEAYEKGGHVYHTTMPTDALKILRNVMKETQALGFAALKAKQQELGDKVRALLVSNGYHSVSAKGFQSPGVVVSYTKDPDIQTGKKFIALGLQTAAGVPLQCDERPDFRTFRIGLFGLEKLAHVDRTVGHLAAALEKITETEAQPA
- a CDS encoding alpha-hydroxy acid oxidase is translated as MAIITNIEDLRVLHQKRTPKMFYDYADSGSWTESTYRANESDFQKIKLRQRVAVDMTNRTTKTTMVGQEVAMPVALAPTGLTGMQHADGEILAARAAEKFGVPFCLSTMSICSIEDVAEHTTKPFWFQLYVMKDRGFIERLIERAKAAKCSALVLTLDLQILGQRHKDLKNGLSAPPKLTIANMINMMTKPRWCMGMAMTPRRTFRNIVGHATGVGNMSSLSSWTAEQFDPGLSWDDVEWIKKLWGGKLIIKGILDEEDARHAANTGADALIVSNHGGRQLDGAISSIKALPGIVNAVGKDIEVWMDGGIRSGQDVLKAWALGARGTMIGRPFLYGLGAMGEAGVTKCLDIIHNELDITMAFTGHRDIQNVTKDILYPGTF
- a CDS encoding FABP family protein gives rise to the protein MNSFPADIYTEPQGYSVNTLENLGPLARLAGIWEGQRGLDIKPKAEGPKKQVYTERIEMQPIDPQTNGPQLFYGLRYHLHITKPDQVKTYHDQVGYWLWEPATGAIVHTLTIPRGMITMATGKASANATQFECVAKIDDPTAGISSSPFLDYAFKTIEYRIMVTILEDGTWSYEQDTVMMIKGQTEPFHHLDTNVLTKVSDATPNPLALEAIKKPS
- a CDS encoding DMT family transporter; this translates as MPQIPLSTVFYLLLATALWAGNAIAGRALVGSISPITLSAVRWGLAAFLLLPFGWQIFKPSSALWQNKGRFLVLGLLGVGSYNALLYLALQTSTAINVTLIGASMPIWMLFIGAVFYQVRPTLLQLLGAVVSLVGVTVVLTRGDPASLLSMEVVMGDLLIMLATILWAFYSWMISRPGKSNERQWPWAEFLMAQVFIGFMWTMLFEGAEIAAGHAFIDLNYWTGSLIVFVAIGPSLIAYRCWGLGVNGAGPTVAGFFANLIPLFTALLSAAILGDPPQLFHGLAFALIVFGILVSSATQKST